A segment of the Saccharicrinis carchari genome:
AACCGGTATTTTAATGTCTTCGTTAATCACCAATCTATTACCCGACATTTCAATCATATCTGAAAAAACCCGTTCGTCTCCGGGAAAATCTTTATTCCAGGTAAGTAAAGATTTTTTCATATTATTAGCGATGAGCATAATTAGATGCTGTTTTAATTCGCCTTCTTCCATTTCAGCAGCCTTATCTATCATTTTCTCTATCGTACGTCCGTAATGGCGATACTTAATGCGCTGATTATTATAGGCTAATTTTTTGGGTCTTTCGTTTAAGCTTTTAGCTTCAGGCATTTCAAATGGCGTGTCAATATCCAATTTAAAATCGGACATAATGGCCAAATGATCCCACAGCTTATGCTTAAAATCGTTTACATCGCGCAAATGCGGGAACATATTGCCCATATTGCCGATGATGGAATGTGCACAACGTGTCCGTTCCTCTTTGTCTTCGATGGAAACGCAGTGGTCAACCATCATTTGGATATGTCGGCCGTACTCGGGCAGACGCAACTTTTTCCTCTTTGAATTATAATCCATACTCAATGAAAATCTCTTCTATATCAATATTTTTTGAAGTAATGTTAAACCCGTGCTAACTAAAAGAAAGTTCTTTTAAAACACTATAAATTGGATTTTGGGGATGATAATGGTGATTAGTGAAGCAAACATGCTTACAACATGCATGTACTATTTTGCAAATTTAACCCAAAATTTTAAGTTTGGCAAATTTTAAAAGCAATTGTTTTAAACCTGCATTTTCAAAGTCAACCGTAGCCTTAGCATTGGGCATTTCTCCGTCGAGGCTAATAATACGACCTTTACCAAAACGAATATGTTCTACGAGTAATCCTGCCTTAAGGTTACCAACAGCACTACCGGAAAATGAAGCCCCTTTTTTACCGCCCTGCCTGTTTTCTACTTTTTTAAAATTATATCCCGGTTTTGCCGTTGTGGATGTATTTGAAAATGAGCGTCGTTCTGCCTGTTTTGGCGTAAATTTACCCGGCTTATCAGCTATTTTTATTTTATCGCCGGAAAACTCAACAAAATCGCTATGGATTTCGCCAATAAACCTGCTGGGTCGACAAAAAGCCGATTCGCCATACTTATAACGGGTACGAGCAAAGGAAATGGTAGCATAGTCTTCGGCTCTGGTTACGGCCACATAAAATAACCTGCGCTCTTCTTCAATACCCTGTTCGCTTTCCAAAGTCATCGACGAAGGGAACAGCCCCTCCTCAACACCAACTATATATACGTTTTTAAACTCCAATCCTTTACTCGAATGGATGGTCATCAGCGTTACCTTATTGATATCGTCATCCGACTCGTTGTCCTGATCGGTAAGTAAGGATACTTCTTCCAAAAAGTGAATGAGACCTGTTTCCC
Coding sequences within it:
- a CDS encoding DUF4290 domain-containing protein — protein: MDYNSKRKKLRLPEYGRHIQMMVDHCVSIEDKEERTRCAHSIIGNMGNMFPHLRDVNDFKHKLWDHLAIMSDFKLDIDTPFEMPEAKSLNERPKKLAYNNQRIKYRHYGRTIEKMIDKAAEMEEGELKQHLIMLIANNMKKSLLTWNKDFPGDERVFSDMIEMSGNRLVINEDIKIPVQRESNYPNHNTANQNASNQSGYNQNRGKKKRNYKRHDDHKN